The Manihot esculenta cultivar AM560-2 chromosome 11, M.esculenta_v8, whole genome shotgun sequence genome includes a region encoding these proteins:
- the LOC110626313 gene encoding probable LRR receptor-like serine/threonine-protein kinase At3g47570, producing the protein MSLLFSSLLQILSFLTVLSFKCIFSLSLETDRQALISFSSQITSESPNSPTSWDLNSSPCNWVGVACNRFGHRVVALNLSSMGLSGSISPYIGNLSFLRSLELQNNQLSGTLPDEICHLSRLRLLNLSSNSLHGSIPSNISKLRELTVLDMSMNHITGRIPEALTLLANIQVLNLGRNLLWGTIPPSIGNLSSLEDLILGTNTLSGNIPSCLSHLRKLKVLDLTINNLTGIVPSTIYNMSSLVQLALAANQLWGEIPSDVGVTLPKLLVFNFCFNKFTGTIPGSLHNLTNIKVIRMASNLLEGTVPPGLGNLPFLEMYNIGYNRIVSSLGFIITSLTNSTRLKFLAIDGNLLQGVIPESVGNLSKDLSKLYMGGSGIYGDMPASIGHLTSLTLLNLSYNYITGEIPAEIGQLENLQKLDLAGNRIAGRIPDSLGNLQKLNQIDLSGNELVGRIPTAFGNFHSLLSLDLSNNKLNGAIPKEILNLPSLSMTLNLSNNFLNGNLLEEIGFLESIVAIDLSNNSLSGNIPSLLKNCKSLEKFYIARNSLSGPIPISLGELKGLEILDISHNHLSGSIPFELVKLQALQSLNLAFNDLDGVVPCDGIFTNLTRVQLEGNPKLSLHLTCQNSRGRGRRLIKVYIVISIMATLALCCSIGSLYYIRKKRAKVALSSSSLIKEHHQLVSYHELRQATGNFNERNLIGSGSFGSVYKGYLGDGSVVAIKVFDTKQVGFEKSFFSECKALRNLRHRNLVKLVTSCSSLDLKNEEFLALVYEFLDSGSLEDWIKGKRKKENGFGLNLMERLNVAIDVASAVDYLHHDSEVPVVHCDLKPSNILLDEDLTAKVGDFGLARLLMEKAGDQTSISSTHVLKGSIGYIPPEYGLSVKPSVAGDAYSFGVLLLVLFTGKSPTDESLQGEQNLVGWIQSAFPTRPLQVLDPDLLMLMDTLGHEDHSINAELQQECVITILEIGLSCTAASPDSRISIRHALRKLQATKDSLVNSSPKASKYDEQDKYLSQSSPS; encoded by the exons ATGAGTCTCCTCTTCTCCTCTTTACTGCAAATATTGTCATTCTTGACTGTCCTCTCTTTCAAATGCATATTCTCTTTAAGTTTAGAGACTGATAGGCAAGCCTTGATCTCCTTTAGCTCTCAAATAACCTCAGAATCTCCCAATTCTCCAACTTCATGGGACTTGAATTCGTCTCCATGCAATTGGGTAGGAGTTGCCTGCAACAGATTTGGCCACAGAGTGGTTGCCCTCAACCTCTCCAGCATGGGACTTTCTGGCTCCATAAGCCCTTATATTGGCAATCTCTCCTTTCTTCGCTCCCTCGAGCTTCAAAACAATCAACTTTCAGGGACACTTCCTGACGAAATCTGTCACCTTTCTCGTCTAAGACTCCTGAACCTGAGTTCCAACAGCTTGCATGGTTCGATACCATCGAATATAAGCAAGTTGAGGGAGCTCACGGTGCTTGACATGTCAATGAATCACATTACAGGAAGAATTCCTGAAGCTCTCACCTTGCTTGCCAACAtccaagttttgaacttgggaCGAAATCTTCTCTGGGGTACAATTCCACCATCTATAGGAAATCTTTCATCATTGGAGGATTTGATCTTAGGCACAAATACTCTTAGTGGCAACATACCCAGTTGTTTAAGCCATCTTCGAAAGTTGAAGGTTCTTGATCTCACCATTAACAATCTCACTGGGATAGTTCCTTCCACCATTTACAACATGTCATCTCTAGTTCAATTGGCCTTGGCTGCCAACCAGCTGTGGGGTGAAATTCCAAGTGATGTTGGAGTGACCCTTCCAAAACTTTTGGTCTTCAATTTCTGCTTCAATAAGTTCACTGGAACAATTCCTGGTTCTTTGCACAATCTCACAAATATAAAGGTCATTCGTATGGCGTCTAATCTTTTAGAAGGAACGGTGCCACCAGGTTTAGGAAATCTTCCATTCCTGGAGATGTACAATATTGGTTACAATAGGATTGTTAGCTCTCTTGGATTCATCATCACTTCCTTAACAAACAGCACCCGTCTAAAATTTCTGGCCATTGATGGCAACCTCTTGCAGGGTGTTATTCCAGAATCTGTTGGCAATCTCTCCAAGGATCTCTCGAAATTATACATGGGAGGCAGTGGTATATATGGTGATATGCCGGCCTCAATTGGTCATCTTACTAGCCTAACCTTGTTAAACTTGAGCTACAACTACATCACTGGTGAAATACCTGCTGAAATTGGTCAGTTGGAGAACCTGCAAAAGTTGGATCTTGCTGGAAATCGAATTGCTGGAAGGATTCCAGATTCTCTTGGTAATCTCCAAAagttaaatcaaattgatttatcAGGAAATGAATTGGTGGGAAGAATACCCACTGCTTTTGGGAATTTCCATAGTCTTCTTTCCTTGGACTTGTCCAACAACAAGCTCAATGGAGCCATACCCAAAGAAATTCTCAATCTCCCAAGCTTGAGTATGACCTTGAACTTGTCTAACAACTTCCTGAATGGGAATTTGTTGGAGGAAATTGGGTTTCTGGAAAGTATTGTTGCCATTGACCTCTCTAACAACAGTTTATCGGGTAACATTCCCAGCTTACTCAAAAACTGCAAGAGCTTGGAGAAGTTTTACATTGCTAGAAATTCATTATCAGGCCCTATTCCAATCTCTTTAGGAGAATTGAAAGGCCTGGAAATTCTAGATATTTCCCATAACCATCTTTCTGGCTCCATTCCTTTTGAGCTTGTAAAACTGCAGGCACTTCAGTCTTTGAACCTTGCATTTAATGATCTAGATGGAGTAGTTCCCTGTGATGGAATATTTACAAATCTCACTAGAGTCCAATTAGAAGGCAACCCAAAGCTTTCCTTGCATCTCACATGTCAGAATTCTCGAGGTCGGGGAAGAAGACTAATTAAAGTTTATATCGTCATCTCTATCATGGCAACTTTAGCTTTGTGCTGCTCCATTGGTTCTTTATACTATATAAGGAAAAAGAGAGCGAAGGTTGCTTTATCTTCCAGCAGCTTGATCAAGGAGCATCATCAATTAGTTTCATACCATGAACTTCGCCAAGCAACTGGAAACTTCAACGAGCGGAATTTGATTGGAAGTGGGAGCTTTGGGTCAGTGTACAAAGGCTATCTTGGAGATGGTTCTGTGGTAGCAATCAAGGTATTTGACACCAAACAGGTCGGATttgaaaagagttttttttcaGAGTGTAAGGCTTTAAGAAATCTTAGACATCGAAATCTTGTTAAGCTGGTCACATCTTGCTCGAGCCTAGACTTAAAGAATGAAGAATTTCTGGCGCTAGTTTACGAGTTCCTCGATAGTGGGAGCTTGGAAGACTGGATTAAGGgcaagagaaagaaagaaaatggatTTGGACTAAATCTCATGGAGAGGTTGAATGTGGCTATTGACGTAGCCAGTGCCGTGGATTACCTGCACCATGACTCTGAAGTTCCTGTGGTGCACTGTGATTTGAAGCCCAGCAACATTCTTCTGGATGAGGACTTGACTGCTAAAGTAGGAGATTTTGGCCTGGCGAGGCTGCTGATGGAGAAAGCAGGCGATCAAACTTCAATTAGTTCCACCCATGTCCTCAAAGGTTCCATAGGCTACATTCCTCCAG AGTATGGCCTAAGTGTGAAACCGTCAGTAGCTGGAGATGCATACAGCTTCGGAGTGCTATTGCTAGTGTTGTTTACTGGGAAGAGCCCAACCGACGAGAGTTTGCAGGGCGAACAAAATCTAGTTGGATGGATCCAATCAGCTTTTCCAACCAGACCACTGCAAGTTCTGGACCCAGATTTGCTCATGCTCATGGATACTCTTGGCCATGAGGATCACTCTATAAACGCAGAACTTCAACAAGAATGTGTGATCACAATTCTTGAGATTGGATTATCATGCACTGCAGCCTCTCCTGACAGCCGCATCAGCATAAGACATGCTCTGCGCAAGCTCCAAGCTACTAAGGACAGCCTTGTTAATTCATCTCCCAAAGCTTCCAAGTACGATGAGCAAGACAAATATTTATCTCAATCCAGTCCATCATAA